A genomic stretch from Halogranum gelatinilyticum includes:
- a CDS encoding Nmad3 family putative nucleotide modification protein translates to MSRSIAINVGANTNQPGVRGPIYADGRFEYVPIPEEEPTSESVPTYADLDLAVDLPDGAANLPVHLDPEFAEYPTCDRYTYGDDHGVKAGPLSKLDPGDSLFFYATLTFHGDEAGAADWVTPDWGTYLIGEFRVVRAVTGDEYDALAPDEQAVFANNAHVKRDPFDAKVLVEGGEDSRLFDHAVPLSTAEAGVDANRLVTELSNDSGKGPWWRRRLWFDEGATSELRALVDAWPEGDVSAP, encoded by the coding sequence ATGTCCCGCAGTATCGCCATCAACGTCGGAGCCAACACCAACCAGCCCGGCGTCCGCGGCCCGATCTACGCCGACGGCCGCTTCGAGTACGTCCCGATTCCCGAAGAGGAGCCGACGAGCGAGTCGGTTCCGACCTACGCCGACCTCGACCTCGCCGTCGACCTCCCCGACGGTGCCGCCAATCTACCAGTTCACCTCGACCCGGAGTTCGCCGAGTATCCGACGTGTGACCGCTACACCTACGGCGACGACCACGGCGTGAAAGCCGGGCCGCTCTCGAAACTCGACCCCGGCGACTCGCTGTTCTTCTATGCGACGCTGACGTTCCACGGCGACGAAGCGGGCGCGGCCGACTGGGTCACCCCGGACTGGGGGACCTACCTCATCGGCGAGTTCCGCGTCGTCCGCGCGGTGACGGGCGACGAGTACGACGCTCTCGCTCCCGACGAGCAGGCCGTCTTCGCCAACAACGCCCACGTCAAACGCGACCCGTTCGACGCGAAGGTCCTCGTCGAGGGCGGCGAGGACTCACGGCTGTTCGACCACGCGGTCCCGCTCTCGACGGCCGAGGCGGGCGTCGACGCGAACCGCCTCGTCACCGAGCTGTCGAACGACTCCGGCAAGGGACCGTGGTGGCGACGGCGGCTCTGGTTCGACGAAGGAGCGACGAGCGAACTCCGCGCGCTGGTCGACGCGTGGCCCGAGGGCGACGTGTCGGCACCGTAG
- a CDS encoding secondary thiamine-phosphate synthase enzyme YjbQ, which translates to MQLTVETDERLCVTDITDRVADAVPAEATGLSLVFVEHTTAGVCLQEHERRLVGDIERYLADAVADEGWAHDELDGNADSHLRAMLVGNSVTLPVTDGTLDLGTWQSVLFVECDGPRTRRVTVRVV; encoded by the coding sequence ATGCAACTCACCGTCGAGACCGACGAGCGACTCTGCGTCACCGACATCACCGACCGCGTCGCCGACGCCGTCCCAGCCGAGGCGACCGGTCTCTCTCTCGTCTTCGTCGAGCACACGACCGCCGGTGTCTGTCTGCAAGAGCACGAACGCCGCCTCGTCGGCGACATCGAACGCTACCTCGCCGACGCCGTGGCCGACGAGGGCTGGGCGCACGACGAACTCGACGGCAACGCCGACTCGCATCTCCGGGCGATGCTCGTCGGTAACAGCGTCACCCTCCCCGTCACCGACGGCACGCTCGACCTCGGGACGTGGCAGTCAGTGCTCTTCGTCGAGTGCGACGGGCCGCGGACGCGACGGGTGACGGTCCGGGTCGTGTGA
- a CDS encoding NAD+ synthase, which translates to MSDHQSVVSDAAPLDLRLSEAELEATRDHLVSFIRDTVENAGADGAALGLSGGIDSTLTAYLTVEALGEDGLHGLVMPSEVNTDGNMSDAERVAQELGIEYDVIEINPIVDAFFEAYPEGKDDQMAAGNVRVRSRAVVNYFVANHENRIVLGTGNRSEAMTGYFTKYGDQAVDCNPIGTLYKQQVRQLASHVGVPDDLVMKTPSAEMWLGQTDEEEMGLTYDTLDAVLALHVDGPLSTSATVRELDVTEEQVARVDELVATSEHKRHMPPAPESLDL; encoded by the coding sequence ATGAGCGACCACCAGTCCGTCGTCTCCGACGCCGCACCACTCGACCTCCGGCTCTCGGAGGCAGAACTCGAAGCCACTCGCGACCATCTCGTCTCGTTTATCCGCGACACCGTCGAGAACGCCGGTGCCGACGGTGCCGCGCTCGGTCTCTCCGGCGGCATCGACAGCACGCTGACGGCCTATCTCACCGTCGAGGCACTCGGCGAGGACGGTCTGCACGGACTCGTCATGCCGAGCGAGGTCAACACCGACGGCAACATGAGCGACGCCGAGCGCGTCGCCCAGGAACTGGGCATCGAGTACGACGTCATCGAGATCAACCCCATCGTCGACGCCTTCTTCGAGGCCTATCCGGAGGGCAAAGACGACCAGATGGCTGCGGGCAACGTCCGCGTCCGCTCGCGGGCCGTCGTGAACTACTTCGTCGCCAACCACGAGAACCGCATCGTCCTCGGGACCGGAAACCGGAGCGAGGCGATGACGGGCTACTTCACGAAGTACGGCGACCAGGCGGTTGACTGCAACCCCATCGGGACCCTCTACAAACAGCAAGTCCGGCAACTCGCCAGCCACGTCGGCGTCCCCGACGACCTCGTCATGAAGACGCCCTCCGCCGAGATGTGGCTGGGCCAGACCGACGAGGAGGAGATGGGCCTGACCTACGACACGCTCGACGCGGTGCTCGCACTCCACGTCGACGGGCCGCTGTCGACGTCGGCGACGGTCCGCGAACTCGATGTCACCGAAGAACAGGTCGCCCGCGTCGACGAACTCGTCGCCACGAGCGAACACAAGCGCCATATGCCGCCCGCACCCGAATCGCTGGACCTCTGA
- a CDS encoding enoyl-CoA hydratase/isomerase family protein yields the protein MIRTTDEGVLRVVTIDRPERRNALRPDELDALEAAVTDTDASVVYLHGAGDAFCAGADLDTVAALDDPAAFARHGQRVADALQDSASVVVAGIDGAARGGGVELALACDIRVASPDATFAEPGVKFGLFGAWGGTVRLSRVLREGDALDFALSGRVVDAAEANRLGLVSRVVDDPKAVAEEVAANKADALRVVKARMRDDRPREEQEAAEAAAFDRLVKAYAADIAADREKK from the coding sequence GTGATTCGCACGACAGACGAGGGAGTGCTTCGGGTCGTCACCATCGACCGACCCGAGCGACGCAACGCCCTCCGGCCCGACGAACTCGACGCACTGGAGGCTGCCGTCACCGACACCGACGCGTCGGTGGTCTACCTCCACGGCGCGGGCGACGCCTTCTGTGCGGGCGCGGATCTCGACACCGTCGCCGCCCTCGACGACCCCGCGGCGTTCGCCCGCCACGGCCAACGCGTCGCCGACGCACTGCAGGACTCGGCGAGCGTCGTCGTCGCCGGAATCGACGGGGCGGCCCGCGGCGGCGGCGTCGAACTCGCCCTCGCCTGCGACATCCGGGTCGCGTCCCCGGACGCGACGTTCGCCGAGCCGGGCGTGAAGTTCGGCCTGTTCGGTGCCTGGGGTGGGACGGTCCGGCTCTCGCGAGTCCTGCGGGAGGGCGACGCGCTCGACTTCGCGCTCTCGGGCCGTGTCGTCGACGCCGCGGAGGCGAACCGTCTCGGACTCGTCTCGCGGGTCGTCGACGACCCGAAGGCCGTCGCCGAGGAGGTCGCGGCCAACAAAGCCGACGCACTCCGGGTGGTCAAAGCACGGATGCGTGACGACCGTCCACGAGAGGAGCAGGAGGCGGCCGAGGCGGCTGCGTTCGACCGGCTGGTCAAGGCCTACGCTGCCGACATCGCGGCCGACCGCGAGAAGAAGTAG
- a CDS encoding DUF7114 family protein, whose product MEDAVRARDAAREALADIEPEELHAVLDGRLVETSMTPGVLTLTSARALDPVVDLDTIAERAAGVQLIYEGLRLTRTLAHDEPWLAAADLDADLDADLDILAADVLVSRGFYLLARTEAAAERAVETVRAFGRDQTRRESTDENADLDRNLEADIFELAVVAGTTAVGGETPNALLEYAAGLARDYDGELPPAAVVLPETTADRIASLSGDDRVTSVSDR is encoded by the coding sequence ATGGAAGATGCCGTGCGGGCCCGCGATGCCGCGCGCGAGGCGCTCGCCGATATCGAACCCGAAGAGCTCCATGCGGTGCTCGACGGGCGACTCGTCGAGACCTCCATGACGCCGGGTGTCCTCACCCTGACGAGCGCGCGGGCACTGGACCCCGTGGTCGACCTCGACACGATCGCCGAGCGGGCCGCTGGAGTCCAACTCATCTACGAAGGACTCCGTCTCACTCGGACGCTGGCGCACGACGAGCCGTGGCTCGCTGCCGCCGACCTCGACGCCGACCTCGATGCTGACCTCGACATCCTCGCAGCCGACGTGCTCGTCTCCCGCGGCTTCTACCTCCTTGCCCGGACGGAGGCCGCCGCCGAACGCGCCGTCGAGACGGTCCGTGCCTTCGGCCGCGACCAGACTCGCCGCGAGTCCACGGACGAGAACGCCGACCTCGACCGCAATCTCGAAGCCGACATCTTCGAACTCGCCGTCGTCGCCGGGACGACCGCCGTCGGCGGCGAGACGCCGAACGCTCTCTTGGAGTACGCCGCCGGTCTCGCTCGCGACTACGACGGCGAGCTACCACCGGCGGCGGTGGTGCTCCCCGAGACGACCGCCGACCGGATCGCCTCGCTCTCGGGCGACGACCGCGTCACCTCCGTCTCGGACCGGTAG
- a CDS encoding universal stress protein, whose product MYDRILLSTDGTVASTEAESHALTLAAAHDATLHVLYVVDEDVVTAYSGDEYVDEAEGPEHGLEELGEETLSDLRGRASEAGVEIETVMEHGHPAETIVGYADEIDADVLVLGTKRRPDEYRALLGSVTDRVLRLTTRPATVVKTEVKE is encoded by the coding sequence ATGTACGACCGAATCTTGCTTTCGACGGACGGGACAGTCGCCTCCACAGAGGCTGAGAGTCATGCACTGACTCTCGCAGCCGCGCACGATGCTACCCTTCACGTGCTCTACGTCGTCGACGAAGATGTCGTAACTGCGTACAGCGGTGACGAATACGTCGACGAAGCTGAGGGTCCCGAACATGGGCTCGAAGAACTCGGCGAGGAGACGCTGTCGGACCTCCGTGGTCGCGCTTCCGAGGCAGGCGTTGAGATCGAGACAGTGATGGAGCATGGCCACCCCGCTGAGACGATCGTCGGGTACGCAGACGAGATCGATGCGGACGTGCTCGTCCTCGGGACCAAACGGCGACCGGACGAATATCGTGCCCTACTCGGTAGTGTCACGGACAGAGTCCTCCGGTTGACGACCCGGCCAGCAACCGTGGTCAAAACTGAAGTCAAAGAGTAG